From Actinomyces sp. oral taxon 171 str. F0337, one genomic window encodes:
- a CDS encoding leucyl aminopeptidase, translating into MTCGTRSADSTSNQCQNVTIHNVSTIKLTKSLNARASADDDRKDTDLSSQAEVDTVEETESSEAPQARDGAGSTGTRQDLKRDSDSDEEDTETQEEDTDGATSTGSGSGESAGVEPDAASSAEADTDVLVLAAAPGREGVEAPEILLEGLEPPSSTALKGLDIDALVALLPALGFSGAQDSVVRLPSSSVTAQGYQGPSTILVVGVGTGWADTDPLAVTTDDEAALGYDQTGLLRRAAGCATRALAGTDSAALALPTLSEEQVAAVAHGAALGAYSWSATKNEDRPGQETISKKNSPLKSISIVSPLADTPEGQEALTGALVLAQATALTRDLVNEPPNRLTPEVFAERARAAGQEAGIRVEIWDAPALVEQGFGGILGVAQGSVHPARLVRLEWSPVRAAEVAGEQMSSQTEGDGAAGHPKHVALIGKGITFDSGGLSLKPASSMPEMKSDMAGAATVLGAIVTAARLALPIRVTAWLALAENMPGADAQRPSDVITMFDGTTVEVTNTDAEGRLVMADALARAVREEPDAVLDVATLTGAQIVALGDHVAAVMGTPDLREEVVAAAQRAGESFWPMPLPAHLRATLDSPFADLRNTKVGSRAGGMLSAGLFLREFVGRRPWAHLDIAGPAYNDSSPWGLTPTGGTGMGVSTLVELLRSLSAEVSILS; encoded by the coding sequence ATGACCTGCGGCACGCGCAGCGCCGACTCAACCTCCAACCAATGCCAGAACGTTACTATTCACAACGTGAGCACCATTAAGTTGACCAAATCCCTGAACGCACGCGCCTCGGCGGACGACGACCGCAAGGATACCGACCTCAGCAGTCAGGCCGAGGTCGACACGGTCGAGGAGACTGAGAGCTCCGAGGCCCCCCAAGCCAGGGACGGGGCCGGCTCAACAGGCACCAGGCAGGATCTGAAGCGGGACTCCGACAGCGACGAGGAGGACACCGAGACCCAGGAGGAGGACACCGACGGCGCCACCAGCACGGGCAGCGGCTCCGGGGAGTCAGCCGGAGTCGAGCCTGATGCTGCCTCCAGCGCCGAGGCCGACACCGACGTGCTCGTCCTGGCCGCGGCACCGGGCAGGGAGGGGGTCGAGGCGCCCGAGATCCTCCTGGAGGGCCTCGAGCCGCCCTCGAGCACCGCTTTGAAGGGCCTGGACATCGATGCTCTCGTGGCCCTGCTGCCGGCTCTGGGCTTCTCGGGAGCCCAGGACTCCGTGGTGCGCCTGCCCTCCTCGTCAGTGACCGCCCAGGGCTACCAGGGACCCTCGACGATCCTCGTGGTCGGCGTCGGAACAGGATGGGCCGACACCGATCCACTCGCCGTCACCACTGACGACGAGGCCGCACTGGGCTACGACCAGACCGGCCTCCTGCGCCGGGCCGCCGGATGCGCCACCCGAGCACTGGCCGGGACCGATTCCGCCGCCCTGGCACTGCCCACGCTCTCCGAGGAGCAGGTAGCCGCCGTCGCGCACGGAGCCGCCCTGGGCGCCTACTCCTGGAGCGCGACGAAGAACGAGGACCGCCCCGGACAGGAGACGATCTCGAAGAAGAACTCCCCGCTCAAGAGCATCTCCATCGTCTCTCCCCTGGCCGACACCCCCGAGGGGCAGGAGGCGCTGACAGGAGCCCTGGTCCTGGCCCAGGCCACGGCGCTGACCCGGGATCTGGTCAATGAGCCGCCGAATCGGCTGACTCCCGAGGTCTTCGCCGAGAGGGCTCGCGCAGCTGGGCAGGAGGCCGGCATCAGAGTTGAGATCTGGGACGCCCCGGCACTGGTCGAGCAGGGCTTCGGAGGGATCCTCGGCGTGGCTCAGGGCTCGGTGCACCCGGCACGCCTGGTCCGTCTGGAGTGGTCGCCGGTGCGTGCCGCCGAGGTTGCCGGCGAACAGATGAGCTCGCAGACCGAAGGCGATGGGGCGGCGGGCCACCCCAAGCACGTCGCTCTCATCGGCAAGGGCATTACCTTCGACTCCGGTGGTCTGTCCCTCAAGCCCGCCTCGTCCATGCCGGAGATGAAGTCCGACATGGCGGGAGCCGCCACCGTACTGGGCGCCATCGTCACGGCCGCGCGCCTGGCACTGCCCATCCGCGTCACCGCATGGCTGGCGCTGGCCGAGAACATGCCGGGGGCCGACGCTCAGCGCCCCAGCGACGTCATCACGATGTTCGACGGCACCACCGTGGAGGTGACCAACACCGACGCCGAGGGGCGCCTGGTCATGGCCGATGCCCTCGCCCGGGCCGTCAGGGAGGAGCCCGATGCCGTCCTGGACGTGGCCACCCTGACCGGGGCGCAGATCGTGGCACTGGGCGACCACGTGGCCGCCGTCATGGGGACGCCGGACCTTCGCGAGGAGGTCGTCGCCGCGGCGCAGCGGGCCGGAGAGTCCTTCTGGCCGATGCCACTGCCCGCGCATCTGCGCGCCACCCTGGACTCGCCCTTCGCCGACCTGCGCAACACCAAGGTCGGCTCGCGCGCCGGCGGGATGCTCTCGGCCGGGCTGTTCCTGCGCGAGTTCGTCGGGCGCCGACCGTGGGCGCACCTCGACATCGCAGGCCCCGCCTACAACGACTCCTCGCCCTGGGGGCTGACTCCGACCGGCGGGACGGGCATGGGGGTCTCCACCCTGGTGGAGCTGCTCCGTTCGCTGTCCGCCGAGGTCAGCATCCTCTCCTGA
- the lpdA gene encoding dihydrolipoyl dehydrogenase — translation MTETVYDVVILGAGSGGYAAALRGAQLGLKVALIEADKLGGTCLHRGCVPTKALLHAAETADAVREAAAVGIKAAFEGVDMPGVQKYKNSIVSRMHKGLEGLVSSRGIDLIQGWGRLVAADAVEVDGRRITGRNVVLASGSYSKTIGQEISGGVITSEEALEMDHVPASAVILGGGVIGVEFASAWASMGSQVTIIEGLPHLVPNEDEAISKQLERAFRKRKIAFRTNTMFESVERHDDGVTVRTQDGKTHEAEVLLIAVGRGPATANLGYEEVGVAMDRGFVLADEYGRTNVPGVWAVGDIVPGVQLAHRGFAQGIVVAEKIAGLDPTPVDDVLVPKVTFCEPEIASVGLSEAKAAEIHGKDNITSAEFNVAGNAKSQILGTQGFVKLVSLKDGPILGFHAVGARMGEQVGEGQLMVSWEADADDVAALVHAHPTQNETLGEAAMALAGKPLHNHG, via the coding sequence GTGACAGAGACCGTCTACGACGTGGTCATTCTGGGCGCGGGATCAGGGGGCTACGCCGCCGCCCTGCGCGGCGCCCAACTGGGCCTCAAGGTCGCCCTCATCGAGGCGGACAAGCTGGGGGGTACCTGCCTGCATCGCGGCTGCGTACCCACCAAGGCCCTGCTGCACGCCGCCGAGACCGCCGATGCCGTGCGCGAGGCCGCCGCGGTGGGCATCAAGGCCGCCTTCGAGGGCGTGGACATGCCTGGCGTCCAGAAGTACAAGAACAGCATCGTCTCGCGGATGCACAAGGGCCTTGAGGGCCTGGTGTCCTCGCGGGGCATCGACCTGATCCAGGGGTGGGGACGCCTGGTGGCAGCCGACGCCGTCGAGGTTGACGGCCGTCGCATCACCGGCCGCAACGTGGTCCTTGCCTCCGGCTCCTACTCGAAGACCATCGGACAGGAGATCTCCGGAGGTGTCATCACCTCCGAGGAGGCACTGGAGATGGACCACGTCCCCGCCTCGGCAGTGATCCTGGGCGGCGGCGTCATCGGGGTCGAGTTCGCCTCGGCCTGGGCGTCCATGGGCAGCCAGGTCACCATCATCGAGGGGCTGCCCCACCTGGTGCCCAATGAGGACGAGGCGATCTCCAAGCAGCTCGAGCGCGCCTTCCGCAAGCGCAAGATCGCCTTCCGCACCAACACGATGTTCGAGTCGGTGGAGCGCCACGACGACGGGGTGACGGTGCGCACACAGGACGGCAAGACCCACGAGGCCGAGGTCCTCCTCATCGCCGTGGGTCGCGGACCGGCGACCGCCAACCTCGGCTACGAGGAGGTCGGGGTCGCCATGGACCGCGGCTTCGTCCTGGCCGACGAGTACGGCCGCACCAACGTCCCCGGCGTGTGGGCCGTAGGAGACATCGTTCCCGGCGTCCAGCTCGCCCACCGCGGCTTCGCCCAGGGCATCGTCGTGGCGGAGAAGATCGCGGGCCTGGACCCCACCCCGGTCGACGACGTCCTGGTTCCCAAGGTGACCTTCTGCGAGCCCGAGATCGCCTCGGTGGGGCTGTCGGAGGCCAAGGCCGCCGAGATCCATGGCAAGGACAACATCACCTCCGCCGAGTTCAACGTGGCCGGCAACGCCAAGAGCCAGATTCTGGGGACCCAGGGCTTCGTCAAGCTCGTCTCCCTCAAGGACGGCCCCATCCTGGGCTTCCACGCCGTCGGCGCCCGTATGGGCGAGCAGGTGGGTGAGGGCCAGCTCATGGTGTCCTGGGAGGCCGACGCCGACGACGTCGCCGCTCTGGTCCACGCCCACCCCACCCAGAACGAGACCCTCGGCGAGGCCGCCATGGCCCTCGCCGGCAAGCCGCTGCACAACCACGGCTGA
- the sucB gene encoding 2-oxoglutarate dehydrogenase, E2 component, dihydrolipoamide succinyltransferase has product MSESVKMPALGESVTEGTVSSWLKAVGDTVEADEPLLEVATDKVDTEVPSPASGVLLEIRVPEDETVEVGTVLAIIGDPSEAGSAPAPAAPAPEAAPEPPAPAPAPTPAAEAPAPAAPQAGGSAEGTEVTMPALGESVTEGTVSSWLKAVGDTVEADEPLLEVATDKVDTEVPSPASGVLLEIRVPEDETVEVGTVLAIIGDPSEAGSAPAPAAPAPEAAPEPPAPAPAPTPAAEAPAPAAPAPVSSGATGSYVTPIVRKLAKDKGVDLSTVTGTGVGGRIRKQDVEAAAKAAEEARAAAAAPAPAAEASAPAAAAKPASTRPEVDTTLRGRTEKMSRLRQVIADRMIDSLQTSAQLTTVVEVDVTRVAALRARAKNDFLAKNGTKLTFLPFFVQAATEALKAHPKINASIEGKNVTYHDVEHVGIAVDTPRGLLVPVVKNAGDLNIPGLAKRINDLAARTRDNKVNPDELSGSTFTITNTGSGGALFDTPIINQPEVAILGLGAIQRQPRVIKDADGGEVIAIRSVCYLALSYDHRLVDGADAARYLMTVKKRLEEGDFGGELGL; this is encoded by the coding sequence ATGTCAGAGTCCGTGAAGATGCCCGCTCTGGGTGAGTCCGTCACCGAGGGGACGGTCTCCTCCTGGCTCAAGGCCGTGGGAGACACCGTCGAGGCCGACGAGCCCCTGCTGGAGGTCGCCACCGACAAGGTGGACACCGAGGTCCCCTCCCCCGCATCCGGCGTCCTGCTGGAGATCCGCGTCCCCGAGGACGAGACCGTCGAGGTCGGCACCGTCCTGGCCATCATCGGCGACCCCTCCGAGGCGGGTTCCGCCCCAGCACCGGCAGCCCCCGCGCCCGAGGCCGCTCCCGAGCCCCCGGCTCCCGCACCGGCCCCGACTCCGGCCGCCGAGGCGCCAGCACCAGCCGCCCCGCAGGCCGGTGGCTCGGCCGAGGGCACTGAGGTGACGATGCCGGCTCTGGGTGAGTCCGTCACCGAGGGGACGGTCTCCTCCTGGCTCAAGGCCGTGGGAGACACCGTCGAGGCCGACGAGCCCCTGCTGGAGGTCGCCACCGACAAGGTGGACACCGAGGTCCCCTCCCCCGCATCCGGCGTCCTGCTGGAGATCCGCGTCCCCGAGGACGAGACCGTCGAGGTCGGCACCGTCCTGGCCATCATCGGCGACCCCTCCGAGGCGGGTTCCGCCCCAGCACCGGCAGCCCCCGCGCCCGAGGCCGCTCCCGAGCCCCCGGCTCCCGCACCGGCCCCGACTCCGGCCGCCGAGGCGCCAGCACCCGCCGCCCCCGCACCGGTGAGCTCTGGCGCCACGGGCTCCTACGTCACGCCGATCGTTCGCAAGCTCGCCAAGGACAAGGGTGTGGACCTGTCCACCGTCACCGGCACGGGCGTGGGCGGCCGCATCCGCAAGCAGGACGTGGAGGCTGCCGCCAAGGCCGCTGAGGAGGCCCGCGCGGCGGCAGCCGCCCCGGCTCCGGCTGCTGAGGCCTCGGCGCCCGCCGCCGCGGCCAAGCCGGCCTCGACCAGGCCCGAGGTGGACACGACCCTGCGCGGACGCACGGAGAAGATGAGCCGACTGCGTCAGGTCATCGCCGATCGTATGATCGACTCCCTGCAGACCTCCGCCCAGCTGACCACCGTTGTCGAGGTGGATGTGACTCGAGTGGCCGCGCTGCGGGCTCGCGCGAAGAACGACTTCCTGGCCAAGAACGGCACCAAGCTGACCTTCCTGCCCTTCTTCGTCCAGGCGGCCACGGAGGCTCTCAAGGCCCACCCGAAGATCAACGCCTCCATCGAGGGCAAGAACGTCACCTACCACGATGTCGAGCATGTCGGCATCGCAGTGGACACTCCGCGCGGCCTGCTCGTGCCGGTTGTCAAGAACGCCGGGGACCTCAACATCCCCGGGCTGGCCAAGCGCATCAACGACCTGGCCGCCCGCACCCGGGACAACAAGGTCAACCCCGATGAGCTCAGCGGCTCGACCTTCACGATCACCAACACCGGCAGCGGCGGTGCCCTGTTCGACACGCCGATCATCAACCAGCCGGAGGTGGCGATCCTGGGCCTGGGTGCCATTCAGCGCCAGCCCCGCGTCATCAAGGACGCCGACGGCGGCGAGGTCATCGCCATCCGCTCGGTGTGCTACCTGGCCCTGTCCTACGACCACCGACTGGTGGACGGCGCGGACGCGGCCCGCTACCTCATGACGGTCAAGAAGCGCCTCGAGGAGGGCGACTTCGGCGGCGAGCTGGGGCTGTGA